The following DNA comes from Streptomyces pristinaespiralis.
AGCAGCCGATGACGGAGGCCGCCACCAGCGAGACGGACGCGGGGAGTTGGACCACGGCGCCCAGCATGATTCCCAGCAGAAGAAGTGCTGCTACAAGGGCGATCATCGTCATCCTTTCGGCGACTTCTCGGTGAACACTTGTGAGTACGACTGTTCACTGACTGGTGAGTCTACTCTTCCCTTCTTCGGAGAACGGTTGTTTACTCAATGCCATGAGTCACACCGTCGGCATCCGCCAGGCCCAGAAGCAGAGGACTCGCCAGGCCCTTCTCGACGCCGCGCTGCGGCTGCTCGAGGAACAGAGCCTGAGCAGCCTCGGCCTGCGCGAGGTCACCCGGGCCGTGGGTGTCGCGCCGACCGCGTTCTACCGGCACTTCCGCGACACGGCGGACCTCGGGGTGGCGCTCGTCGAGGAGACGCTCGGCAGCCTGCACCTCACGATCGGGGAGGCACTGCGGGAACCACGCGACGAGGCCCGCATCGAGCGGACCGTCGCACTGGTCGCCGCGCTCGTGCGCACCTCCCCCGCACACGTCCGCTTCATCGCCCGCGAGCGGCACGGCGGCGTGGCGGCGGTCCGGGCGGCGATAGGCGAACAGCTCGACCGGTTCTCCGAGGAGGTGGCGGCCGCGTTCGCCGGTGAGCCGGAGTCGGCCGGCTGGAGCCAGGAGGACCTGAGGATGCTGGCCGGCGTGTACGTCGACCACATGGTGATGACGGCCTCGTCCTTCCTGGAGGCAGGCCCCGGGGGCGAGGACAGGGTCCGCGCCCTGGCCGTGCGGCAGTTGCGCCTCATCAGCCTCGGCCGCCGCCACTGGCTGGACGGCCCCTGACCTTCCGCCGGAAACGCGTCGGCTGCCTCCCGCCTGGGCGGGAGACAGCCGGAGTCGTCTTCGGGGGCCGGGTGCGCCGGCCCGGCAGGGCCGCGGGGGCTACTGACCCCTCGGAGCCTTGGCCAGCTGGCGGGACTGGGCCACCAGGCGGTCCGCGGAGTCCCAGACGTCCGCGTCCTCCTCCAGGAAACCGCCCGCCAGGTTCCGCGTCGTGATCGAGACCCGCAGCGGTCCGGGCGCCGGGCGGCAGCGGATGTGGGTGGTCAGTTCGACCGTCGGGGTCCAGCCGGAGAGCCCGAGCTCGAACGACGTCGGCGGCAGCGCGTCCACCGTCAGCAGCAGGGACAGCGGGTCCGCGTCGCGACCGTCCGCGAGACCGAACCAGCCCCGCATCTCGCCCTTGCCGGAGGGCGCGCCGATCGCCCAGCCGACGGTGGCCGGGTCCAGCTTGATGTCCAGCCGCTCGGTGATCGCGGAGCTGCCGGGGATCGAGGGCTGCCCGTCGGCCGGTCCGAGGCAGTGCTCGAGCGGCGGGATCGCCGGCGGCTCGGCGGAAGTACGGACGTCGTCGGGCAGCGAGTCCAGGTCGCCGTACGTCGCCAGCACGCGGATCCGCTCCACCTCGGTGCCGTCCTCCTCGTACTGGAAGAGCGACGCCTGACCGGTGGAGAGCGTGCGACCGGTGCGCACGGTCTGGGTGCGGATCACCGCGGGTCCCGGCTGGGAGGCCGTGAGGTAGTGCGCCGACACGGAGAAGGGGTCGGGGTGCGGCAGCGCGTCGCCGAGCGCCCGACCCATGAGGGCCAGCAGATAACCGCCGTTGACGGCGTGGATGATCGTCCAGCCCGCCGAGAGTTCCACGTCGTAGACGCCGTCCTCGCGCCGCGTGATCGCCGTGTCGCGGTCGAATTCACTGTTGCCGACGGTCGCCTGAGTCGCTGCTTCTGCCATGGCGGTACGGTACAACAGACAACTACTAAGCGGTAGCTTTGTGCACCGGGTCACGCTGCTGCCGACTGGTCATGACTCGCTGGTCTGCGAACGCCGGTTCCAGGCACGCGGCGCCCGCCAGTGGAAACGCATCGCCAGCAGCCGCAGGACGAACGCCGTCACCACGGCCAGCCCGCTGGTGAACGGGTTCAGGGCCTCGAAGCGGATGCAGAGCACGACCATCGCCGCACCCACCATCGCCGGCACGGCGTACAGGTCACGGTCCCAGCGCAGCAGTGAAGGCACTTCGTTGGCCAGCACATCGCGCAGCACACCGCCGCCGACGGCCGTGGCGAGGCCGAGAGTGGCGGAGGACGTGAGTCCGAGGCCGTACTCGTACGCCTTGGTCGTGCCTGTCACGCAGAACAGGCCGAGTCCGGCAGCGTCGAAGACGTTGACCGCCACCTGGATCCGCTCCACGTGCGGGTGCAGGAAGAACACCAGCGCCGTGGCGACCAGTGGCGTGACGAAGTACCCGAGATCGGTGAAGGCGGCGGGCGGTACGGCCCCGATGATCAGGTCGCGCAGCAGCCCGCCGCCCAGCGCCGTGACCTCGGCGAGGACCGCCATGCCGAACACGTCGAAGTTCTTGCGGACGGCGAGCAGTGCCCCGGAGATCGCGAAGACGAAGATGCCGACGATCTCGAGAGAATGCTGGACGGAGGGCGTGAACAGTTCTTGGAGCACCGGACAGTTCTACAACGCCCGGTGCTCCAAGGTGTGCGGCGGTCCGTCAGCCGGTCTTGGCCGACTCCGCATCGGAGGCGTCCGACTCCGCAGCGTCGTCCTCGTCGGGACCGGCTGCGTCCGCGTCCGCGTCGGCGTCTGCCGCAGCCGGCGCGTCGACCGCCGGGGCCGGCGCGTCGTCCTTCGCGGGGACGGCGGCCTCGACCTCGGCCTCGGCCTCGCCCTTCGCGGGAACGTCGGCCTCGACCGGCGCGTCGGCCTCGGCCGCGGCCTCCTCCGTCTCCGCCGGCTCGTCGGCCTCAGCGGACGCCTTCTCCGGCTCCTGCTCCTTCTTCTTCTCCGGCTCCGGCTCCGACTCCGCGGCCTCGTCCCCGGACGACTGCGCCGGGATCGCGACCTTGTCGGCGTCCGGGCCCTCCGCCGCCACGGCCTTCGTCTCCGTGACCGCCTCGATGCCGGTCGGCCGTGTCAGCTCCAGCGTCCCCGCCTCGATCTCGGCGGCGAAGTGGCAGGCCACCTTGTGCCCGTCACCGACGTCCGTCAGCACCGGCCGCTCGACCGCGCACCTGTCCTGGGCCCACGGGCACCGGGTGTGGAAGCGGCAGCCGGCCGGCGGGTTCGCCGGCGAGGGCAGGTCGCCCTGGAGCAGGATCCGCTCGCGCCGGTCCTCCACCTCGGGGTCGGGGACCGGGACCGCCGACATGAGCGCCTTGGTGTACGGGTGCTTGGGCCCCGCGTACAGCGCGTCGCTCGGCGCCTCCTCCACGAGGGAGCCGAGGTACATGACCCCGATGACGTCCGAGATGTGCCGGACGACCGCAAGGTCGTGGGCGATGACGAGGTACGTCAGGCCCATCGACTCCTGGAGCTCCTCCAGCAGGTTGATCACCTGCGCCTGCACCGACACGTCGAGTGCCGAGACCGGCTCGTCGCAGATGATCACGTCGGGCTCGAGGACCAGCGCGCGGGCGATGCCGATGCGCTGGCGCTGGCCGCCGGAGAACTCGTGCGGATAGCGGGAGAGCGCGTTGGTGGGCAGGCCCACCTTGCCGAGGATCTCCTTGATCTTCTCCCGGCGCTCGTCCTGGTCCTTGCCGATCCCGTGCGCGGCCATGCCCTCGCTGAGGATGGACTCGATGTTCTGCCGTGGGTTGAGGCTGCCGAGCGGGTCCTGGAAGACCATCTGCAGACGCCGGCGGTACCGGCGCATCTCCTCCTCCGGCAGCTTCGCCAGGTCCGTGCCGTCGAAGAGGACCTCGCCGTCGGTGATGTCCACGAGCCGCAGCACACCGCGGCCGAGCGTCGTCTTGCCGCAGCCCGACTCGCCCACCAGCCCGTACGTCTGACCGG
Coding sequences within:
- a CDS encoding ABC transporter ATP-binding protein, with the translated sequence MSLLELDDVKVHFPVRKGVLFNRTVGHVYAVDGVSLKVEAGQTYGLVGESGCGKTTLGRGVLRLVDITDGEVLFDGTDLAKLPEEEMRRYRRRLQMVFQDPLGSLNPRQNIESILSEGMAAHGIGKDQDERREKIKEILGKVGLPTNALSRYPHEFSGGQRQRIGIARALVLEPDVIICDEPVSALDVSVQAQVINLLEELQESMGLTYLVIAHDLAVVRHISDVIGVMYLGSLVEEAPSDALYAGPKHPYTKALMSAVPVPDPEVEDRRERILLQGDLPSPANPPAGCRFHTRCPWAQDRCAVERPVLTDVGDGHKVACHFAAEIEAGTLELTRPTGIEAVTETKAVAAEGPDADKVAIPAQSSGDEAAESEPEPEKKKEQEPEKASAEADEPAETEEAAAEADAPVEADVPAKGEAEAEVEAAVPAKDDAPAPAVDAPAAADADADADAAGPDEDDAAESDASDAESAKTG
- a CDS encoding TetR family transcriptional regulator → MSHTVGIRQAQKQRTRQALLDAALRLLEEQSLSSLGLREVTRAVGVAPTAFYRHFRDTADLGVALVEETLGSLHLTIGEALREPRDEARIERTVALVAALVRTSPAHVRFIARERHGGVAAVRAAIGEQLDRFSEEVAAAFAGEPESAGWSQEDLRMLAGVYVDHMVMTASSFLEAGPGGEDRVRALAVRQLRLISLGRRHWLDGP
- a CDS encoding trimeric intracellular cation channel family protein, with protein sequence MLQELFTPSVQHSLEIVGIFVFAISGALLAVRKNFDVFGMAVLAEVTALGGGLLRDLIIGAVPPAAFTDLGYFVTPLVATALVFFLHPHVERIQVAVNVFDAAGLGLFCVTGTTKAYEYGLGLTSSATLGLATAVGGGVLRDVLANEVPSLLRWDRDLYAVPAMVGAAMVVLCIRFEALNPFTSGLAVVTAFVLRLLAMRFHWRAPRAWNRRSQTSES
- a CDS encoding thioesterase family protein, producing the protein MAEAATQATVGNSEFDRDTAITRREDGVYDVELSAGWTIIHAVNGGYLLALMGRALGDALPHPDPFSVSAHYLTASQPGPAVIRTQTVRTGRTLSTGQASLFQYEEDGTEVERIRVLATYGDLDSLPDDVRTSAEPPAIPPLEHCLGPADGQPSIPGSSAITERLDIKLDPATVGWAIGAPSGKGEMRGWFGLADGRDADPLSLLLTVDALPPTSFELGLSGWTPTVELTTHIRCRPAPGPLRVSITTRNLAGGFLEEDADVWDSADRLVAQSRQLAKAPRGQ